ACGGCGACGAGCATCTCGCTCTGCTTGCGCGGCATGCTGCATTCGACCGTCACGCGCCGGCCCGCTAGCGCGCAGCCTTCGGCCATGCCAATGACGACTTCATCGCCGACGATCTCGCAATTGACGGCATGCCCGACCTCGACCCGCGTGCCCGCGATGACGCAGCTTTCGGCGCGCTCCAGCACGATCCTGCCGTCTTCCGCGCTGAGCATCGCGGCGGACGCGACGCCGCGCACGTGGATGTCGCCGCGCGCGTTGCGGGCGCTGCCGCCCATGAGGTTCGCCTGCATGACGATCGTGCCGCCGCGCGAGACCAGGCTGCCGAACACGTCGCCGTGCACGGTGATGCTGTCGGCCTCGATCACGCGCTTTTCCTGGACCTCGCCGAACTCCTCGTAGTCGCCCGTCAGGTTCAGGTTGCCCGTCGTCTTGGCGCTGACGCCGTCGTGACTGACGACTTTCTCGTCGACGGAAATCCGGCTCGTCTTCGCGTCGACCATCAGGAAACCGGCCTGGCTGGAGACGAGGAATTCACCGTCGGGCGTGCGCTCGACCTTCGTGCCCGCGCCCGCATACGGCGCGAGATCGGTATCGCGGCCCGGCTTGGGCGGCAGCGGCCTGCCGGACATCTCGAAGCCCGTCGTGCCGGCCGTGGCCGGGCGCTTTTCGAGCAGGCGGATGCCGGGCTGGATCTGCGGGAAGCGGTTCTGGAAGCTGTTCAGGTCGAGGCGGCCGTTGGCCAGTTCGAGCGGCGCGTCGTTGCGGTGGATGTCGTCGGACACTTCGACGATGTGCGCGTCCTCGCCCGGCACCGGATCGCACTGGCGCGCGATCGTGACGCGGTCGGCCTTGTTCGAGGCGATCGCGGCGCGGATGGCGGGCAGGTCGAGGCCGAAGCGGATCCCTTTGCCCCACATGTCGGCAATGAATTCGTCGACGTCGAGACGGGTCGGCAGGCCCTCGCCCTCCGGATCGTCCGGATCGGGCAGCCAGACGGGTTCGAAATAGTATTCGGCATAGCCGCGGCCGATCTTGGCGGCGCGGTACAGCGCGCGGCGCGCCGGATCGAACGGCTGGATGTCGGCGGCGATGCGCACGACGATATCGCCGTCCGGCCCGCGCGGCAGGTCGGGCCCGTGGCCGAACAAGGCTTTCATCAGGATGGGGTAATCGACGCCGACGAAGTAATTCCCCGCGCGGTAGACATTGTCGATCGCGGCGATCAGCGTGGTGCCGAGCACGGACGGATCGGCATGGATCCCGTCGTCACGTTGGGCGATGCAATGCTCGGGGCCGGTCGCGGCGATCCGGGTCGCCGTTGCGTGCGAGTGCGACGCGGCGGGAGAATCAGTAGTCACGATACGCTCCGTGCGGTTGATGCCACGGCATGGGCTGGGCCGGGGCGAATCCGGCTAGCGTATCATGTTGTCAGAGAAAAATAAACAACTGGCAACTAAGTTGATGCAAGGCAAAATTTGACGGCTTGATCAGCGGCGCTGCGGGTACAGGTCCATGCCCGCTTCATTGATCTGGCGGCGCAGGTCGCGCCGTTCGTCCGGCGTCATGCGTCCGCTGCGGCGCTCGTGCTGCTGCTCGCGCTGTTCGCGCTGCTCTATCTGCTGGGCCCGGCGCTGTTCCTCCAGGGCGCGCATGTCGTCGCGCTGGTCGCGGTCCTGCTGCGGCGGCAGGCGGAAGCGCGGCGATTGCTGCATGTCGCCGCGGTCGTCCCGGCGCTCACCGTGTTGCTGGGCAAACGCGCTTCCGGCTCCCAGCACCAGGGCGCACGCCAGCACAGCAAAGCGGCCAAGGCGGCCTGCCTTTTTCGCTGCGTGGTGGGGTGTGAACGCACTGTTCATGGTGTTCCTCATTCGCGATGCCGTGTTAGGAGTAAGCTGTAGGGTGAGCTATGATTCAGCTGCGATTCGATGAGGCCAGTGTATGAGGAATCGACTCCGGGCATAAGGCGAAATGGGTAAAGTTTGTAACACAATGTAATGGCTCAACGATACCCCCTTGGCGTCGAGCCATATGACGTTACCATAGCGACATTAATCTGACAAATACCAGAACGATGAATGCAACGAGCTCGAATGCCGGCACCCCCGGCGCGAATGGCGGCCACTCGGCCCGGATCATGGTCGTCGACGACGACGTGCGCCTGCGCGACCTGCTGCGCCGCTACCTGACGGAACAGGGCTTCCAGGTCGTGACGGCGGAAAGCGCGCCCGCGATGAACAAGCTGTGGCTGCGCGAGCGTTACGACCTGCTGGTGCTCGACCTGATGCTGCCCGGCGAGGACGGCCTGTCGATCTGCCGCCGCCTGCGCGGCGCCGGCGACCAGACGCCGATCATCATGCTCACCGCGAAAGGCGAGGACGTCGACCGCATCGTCGGCCTCGAGATGGGCGCGGACGACTACCTGCCGAAACCGTTCAACCCGCGCGAGCTGGTGGCCCGCATCAACGCGGTCCTGCGCCGCAAGGGTCCGGACGAAATCCCGGGCGCGCCCAGCGAGACGCCGCAGACCTTCGAGTTCGGCGACTTCGTGCTGGACCTGGGCACGCGCACGCTGAAGAAAAACGGCGAGACCGTGCCGCTGACGACGGGCGAATTCTCGGTGCTGAAGGTGTTCGCGCGCCATGCGCGCCAGCCGCTGTCGCGCGAAAAGCTGATGGAACTGGCGCGCGGCCGCGAATACGAAGTGTTCGACCGCTCGCTGGACGTGCAGATCTCGCGCCTGCGCAAGCTGATCGAGCCCGATCCTTCGAGCCCGCTGTACATCCAGACCGTCTGGGGCCTGGGCTACGTATTCATTCCTGAAGGCCAGCCGCGCTAGTGTCCGCATCGACCCCGAAGGAACAAGCCATGCCGCGTCTTTTCGGCAGGATGAAGAGCGGCCTGTTCTGGCGCACCTTCTTCCTGCTGTCCGTGCTCACGGGCCTGTCGATGGCCTCGTGGATCGGCATGCTCAACGTGTTCCAGCGCGGTCCGCAGGTCGAGCAGACGGCCGAGCTGCTCGTCTCCGTCGTCACGATCACGAAGGCCGCGCTGACGCACTCCGCGCCCGATCTGCGGCGCGAGCTGCTGTTCGAACTGGTGTCGAACGAAGGCATCCGCATCTACGACGTGAAGCCGACGGACACGGTCGAACCGCCGCCGCCGAATTCGCTGATGCCGGAAGTGGCCGCCATCGTGCGCGACAAGCTGGGGCCGGACACCCGCTTCTCGCGCATGGTGAACGACATCCCGGGCTTCTGGGTCAGCTTCGACATCGACGGCGACAAGTACTGGCTCATGCTCGAACGCGACAAGCTGCCCGGCCTCACGCGCGTGCAGTGGCTCGGCTGGGCGACCGTCGTCGGCGTGCTGTCGCTGCTGGGCGCCGCACTGATTTCCAGCCTCGTGAACCTGCCGCTGGCGCGCCTGACGGCGGCCGCGCGCTCGATCGCGCAGGGCAAGCGCCCCACCCCGCTGCCCGAGAAAGGATCGCGCGAGATCATCGAGGCGAACCGCAGCTTCAACCAGATGGTCGAAGACCTGCAGCAGCTGGAAAAAGACCGCGCCATCATCCTGGCCGGCATCTCGCACGACCTGCGCACGCCGCTCGCGCGCATGCAGCTGGAAGTGGAGATGGCGCCGCTGTCTGACGAAGCCCGCACCGGCATGCAGTCCGACATCGCCCAGATGGACGCCATCATCGGCCAGTTCCTCGACTTCGCCCGTCCCACCGAAAGCGCGACGTTCGTGGCGGTCAACCTGTCCGAGCTGCTGGAAGACTGCGCGCGCGAGGCGGGCCGCATCGCGGACGTGCGCACGACGACCGACATCGACCCCGACATCCACGTGATGGGCAACGCGACGGACCTGCGCCGCGTGATCAACAACGTCATCGAAAACGCCCGGCGCTACGGCAAGACGCCGGGCGCGGACGTGACGGAAATCGACATCGCCCTGCACGTCAAGATGACGGGCCACGGCCGCCGCGCCATCGTCGAGATCAACGACCACGGCACCGGCGTTCCGGACGACCAGATTCAGCAGCTGCTGCGGCCATTCACGCGCCTGGACAGCGCCCGCGGCCAGGCCAACGGCGCCGGCCTGGGCCTGGCCATCGTCGAGCGCGTGATCACGCGCCACAATGCCGAGCTCACCCTGCGCAACCGCGACGGCGGCGGGCTCATGCTGCAGTTCGCCTTGCCTTTGGCCAGCTGAGTTCCTCCAGCACACCGGGAAAGTTGCGGCGACGATCGACGCAATAAGCGAGACGCCGCACGGTTGTGCCGGCAACGCGGCAGTACAGTCGGCCTACAACCACTTTCGAGGAGGCCAAGATGAAAAGACTGCTCATTGCCGCCCTGGTCGCCGGCTCGCTCGGCGGCGTCGCGCTGCCGGCAAGCGCCGATATCGTCATCCGCACCGCACCGCCGCCGCCACGCGAAGAACAGGTGCCGGCGCCGCGCCACGGTTACGTCTGGGCGCCGGGTCATTGGGAATGGCGCCACCGCCACCACGTCTGGGTCGCCGGCAAATGGCTGCGCGAGCGCCGCGGCTATGTCTACCATGTGCCGAAGTGGGTCGAGCGCGACGGCCACTGGGTGATGGAGCGCGGCGGCTGGCGCCGCGGCGACCGAGACGGCGACGGCATCCCGAACCGTGAGGACGCGCATCCCAACAATCCGAACCGGGGCTGATTGCCGCGCCGCGGCCGGGCCGGGCTGACCGGGCGCGGCGGCTGCGCCAACAAGAAGGCTGTGTGCGCATTAGTTATGTGAACTGTAAGGCGTGGTGGAGGTCAAACGCATCGTCGAGTAAACTCATGAGGGGTACGATGCGCGGCCTGACGTTCGACGAATTGTTCGCGATGTTGTCGGCGGTCACGTTATCGGCCGCCGACCTGGCCCGGCTGCGGGAATGGCTCGCCGGCATCGCGCATCGCGCCGAATGCATTGCCCTTCGGGCAGGGGCCGTGGGCCGGCCGTGTCCGCAATTTGGTTGCGCAACAAGCGCGAACACAGCCAAAAAGAAACCGCCCGCGCATCGCTGCGTCAGGCGGTAAATCCAAGTTTGCACTTGGAGGAGACAGAGGAGACCAGCGACCGGGCGCTGTAACAGAATGGCAAATTGGGACGGCGGCCGCGCCTGCAAGGGGCAGCCTGATAAATTTTTTTCCCGTCGACGTGTAGGCCTGGTCGGACAATCACCCGAGGCCATCGGTGCTAGACTGGCGCGCATGGATGTTTCTGCTCTCCACGTGCGCAGCTACGGCGCCGACCTCGGCGCCGACCGCCACGATTACGCCCAGCTCGTGCTGCCCCTCGGCGGCACCGTGCTGCTCGACATCGAAGGCCGGCAGGACCGGCTGGACCTGCTGCGCGGCGCCTGCGTCGCGCCGGGCGCCTGGCACGCGCAGCGCGCCGAGGGTCCCAACGAATCGCTGATCCTCGACGTCGGTGCCGGCGCGATGTCGCACCCGGCCTGGGCGCGCCTGCTGGAACGCCCGTTCATGACGCTGGGCCCGGGCGCCCGCAAGCTGATCGAATTCATGGGGATGATGCGCGCGCAGCCGGCCTTGCTGGGCGGCTGGGTGCCGCTTCTGCTCGACACCCTCGCGCTGGATGCGCCCCGCCCTGCGTCCCGTCTGGCCGCCCTGCTGGCCCGCGTCGACGCGGAGCCCGGCCTCGCGTGGACGACGGAGACGATGGCGCGCAGTGCCGGGCTGAGCGTCAGCCGCCTGCACGCCCTGTTCCGCACGGAGCTCGATACGAGCCCGCACGCATGGCTGCGCGACATCCGCCTGTCGCGCGCCCGCGCATGGCTGACGGAAACGGCGCGCCCGATCGCCGACATCGCGCTGGCGGCCGGCTTCTCCGACCAGAGCCCGCTGACGCGGGCGTTGCGCGATGCGACGGGGCTGACGCCGGGGGCGTACCGGCGTGCGCGGTCCGGTGGCGTCAGGCCAGCGCCGCCTTGGCAGCCTCCTCCGGCGTCAGGTCATCGTAATACTGATCGGTAAACCATTCGACCTGCTCTTCGATATGGTCCTGCGCCTGCTGGACGGTGGCGCCGCCCGCGACGAGAAATTTTTCCACTTCGATGCACCAGTGGATGAACGCCAGCGTTTCTTCGTCGAGTTCTTCTTTCTTCGCCATGATGTTTCCTCTGCTGTTGCTAATCGGATTCGCGCAGCCAGGACCTGCCCTTGGACTCGCGTTCCGAAGTGTTCTCGACCGGAGCGATATACGTCGCTGGACTGAACTTGCGGTCGACCTCTTGCGGCGGCGCCGGCGCGCGGCCCTTGGACGCCGTGTACGACCGGATGCTCAGCGAACAGCGATAGACCATCGCGCAGGCCGCCAAGATGACGGCGCTTAACGTGATCGCGAGGCCGTCGGGACGGCCCGCCACCACAAGGATACACGCTACGACCACGATGTCGAGACAAACGAGATAGTTGAACCGTGGCCCGCTCTCGGGGCCGGCGTGTTTGACTGGCGTGCTCATTCTGCGAAACTTTTGGCAATACGTTGTCGCGCGAGACGGGGACGTGCGCGATGCTAGATCTTAACATTTCCAAGTAGCAATTTTCTAGAGGAGATTTTGTCAATATCCCAGGAGTCCGCGACAAGACGGCGCGCCCCGCGGCCCCGACAATGGTCGCTTTCCGCACTGGAGCACCACCGTGACCGCCAACAACACCCTCCTCGGCATCGCGTCCGGCATCGTCGCCGGCGCCTTCTGGGGACTCGTCTTCCTCGCGCCCAAGCTGGCTGCCGACTTTCCGCCGCTGCAATTGGCCGCCGGCCGTTACCTCGCTTATGGCCTCGTCGCCGTCGTGCTCATCGCGCCGTCCTGGCGCCGGCTCAACGGTGCGCTCGGGTGGCGTGAATGGCGCGCTCTCGCGTGGCTCAGTTTCATCGGCAATATCCTGTATTACGTGCTGCTCGCGCAGGCCGTGCGGCTCGGCGGCGTCGCGATGACGGCCTTCGTGATCGGCCTGCTGCCGCTCGCCGTCACCCTCGTCGGCAGCCGCGAGCGCCATGCGCCGGCGTTGCGCGCGCTGCTGCCCTCGCTGGCCTGCAGCGCGGCCGGGCTCGTGTGCATCAGCTGGCAATCGCTGGGCGCATCCGGCTGGGGGACGTTGACGGGGTTGTCGTGCGCGGGCGGCGCGCTCGTATCATGGACGACCTATGCCGTCAGCAACAGCCGCTGGCTCGCGCGGCTCGACCACGTGTCGGCGCAGGATTGGAGCCTGCTGACGGGCTCGATCACGGGCCTGGAAGCCATCGTGCTGGCCGTGCCCGCCTTTTACGGCGACACGCTCGTCCACGCGGGCGCGGACTGGGCCCGTTTCGCCGGCCTGATCGGCGCGATGGCCCTGTTCTGCTCCGTGCTGGGCAATGGGTTGTGGAATATCGCCAGCCGCGCGCTGCCGCTCGCCCTCACGGGGCAGATGATCGTGTTCGAGACCATCTTCGCGTCGCTGTACGGCTATCTGTGGGAGGGCCGCCGGCCGACGCCGCTCGAAGGACTCGCGCTGACCCTGCTGATCGCGGGCGTGGTGATGTGCGCGCGGGCGCATCGCGAGGATGCGGCCGTGCCCACGGAAGTGGAAGCCCGCGCGTGACGCGCCGCGCGGATTCCACGCGCCATCAACGGCGTACCGGCGACGTCTCCTGCTGCGGCTGCGTGCCTTGCGTGCCGCCGCCACCGCCCGGTCCCTGCGAACCGCCCGACGTCGCCGCGCCCTGCTCGGTACCCATGCCGCGCACCGTCGCCCCGCCGGCACCGCGCGGTCCCGGGGCGTCGGCGGCAGCCGCCACGACGGGACGCTGGCTGCAACCGGCCGGGATATTGACCCACTTGGCAGCCGACGGCGGTGCCGGCTGCGCGCTGAAGTAGGCAGACAGGGCCGCCACGTCCACATCCGCCAGCGCCTGGGCGATGTGGGTCATCTGGCCGCTGCTGTCCGTCTTGCGCGCGCCGTTCTTCCACGCCGCCATCGCGGCCGTCAGGTAGTTCGCATGCTGGCCGGCCAGGTACGGATACGCGGGCGGGTTGCCGACGCCGCCCGGGCCGTGGCAGTTGGCGCAGGCCTGCACGCCCTGCGCGCTGTCGCCGATGGCCGACAGCGTGCGGCCGCGGTCGGGGCCGGCGGCGGACGGCCTGGCGCCGCCCGCCGCGGCCGCAGGTGCATCGCCGAGCGACGCGTAATACGCGCTGACGTCGCGGATCTGCTGCGCGTTCAGCGCCTTGGCGATGGGCTGCATGATCGGGTTCACGCGCGCGCCGTTGGCATAGGCCCCCAGTTGCTTGCCCAGGTAGGCGGCGGACTGGCCGGCGATGCGGGGAAAGTCCCCCGCCGCATTGCCCTCGCCCTGCGCGCCGTGGCAGCCGACGCAGGCCGTGACGCCGTTCTGCGTGCCGCTCGCGGCCAGTTGCTGGCCCGCCTGCACGTCGGGCTGGCCTTGCGCCGGCGCCGCCGCGGCGCCGGGCACGCCGAGCGCATTGGCTTCGCCGCCGCCCGCATTTTGCCGGGCCAGGCCGCCGGCGCCGCCCTCGGCGCCCGGCTGGGCGGGGGCCGGATGCGCGGCGGTTGGCGCCGGCGGATGCGCCCCCTGGGCCCGGTTCACGTCGTTGGCGCCGTGGTGGCAACCGGCGAGCAGCGCCAGCGCGAGGAAAAGCGTCGTCGTCTTCATGCCTGCACCAACGCCTGACCGGGCGCCTTGAGATAGCGGTTGACGATGGCCTCGGCCGCCATGTACGCCAGCGCGCCGACCGTATCGGTGGGGTTGTAGGTGGCGTTCTGCGGGAAGTTCGAGGCGCCGATGACGAAC
This genomic stretch from Massilia putida harbors:
- a CDS encoding flagellar assembly protein A, whose protein sequence is MTTDSPAASHSHATATRIAATGPEHCIAQRDDGIHADPSVLGTTLIAAIDNVYRAGNYFVGVDYPILMKALFGHGPDLPRGPDGDIVVRIAADIQPFDPARRALYRAAKIGRGYAEYYFEPVWLPDPDDPEGEGLPTRLDVDEFIADMWGKGIRFGLDLPAIRAAIASNKADRVTIARQCDPVPGEDAHIVEVSDDIHRNDAPLELANGRLDLNSFQNRFPQIQPGIRLLEKRPATAGTTGFEMSGRPLPPKPGRDTDLAPYAGAGTKVERTPDGEFLVSSQAGFLMVDAKTSRISVDEKVVSHDGVSAKTTGNLNLTGDYEEFGEVQEKRVIEADSITVHGDVFGSLVSRGGTIVMQANLMGGSARNARGDIHVRGVASAAMLSAEDGRIVLERAESCVIAGTRVEVGHAVNCEIVGDEVVIGMAEGCALAGRRVTVECSMPRKQSEMLVAVLQAEGRQLDEVIAAVTQRVAQFGALAAQLKAAMDAMTGKPDVRRYLMLAARVRKGELNLSPEQTRQFQKLAQDVGPALKAITDVSAKIKAAEAEQQAGTGMLANLEAQRSDAASVSGVTIQSVQGETQVRILGYSPAGGQPYLWTPREIRTRLRGPQAGELLFMGGAGTFAWSSDAVPAAAPTAA
- the ompR gene encoding osmolarity response regulator transcription factor OmpR, whose translation is MNATSSNAGTPGANGGHSARIMVVDDDVRLRDLLRRYLTEQGFQVVTAESAPAMNKLWLRERYDLLVLDLMLPGEDGLSICRRLRGAGDQTPIIMLTAKGEDVDRIVGLEMGADDYLPKPFNPRELVARINAVLRRKGPDEIPGAPSETPQTFEFGDFVLDLGTRTLKKNGETVPLTTGEFSVLKVFARHARQPLSREKLMELARGREYEVFDRSLDVQISRLRKLIEPDPSSPLYIQTVWGLGYVFIPEGQPR
- a CDS encoding sensor histidine kinase codes for the protein MPRLFGRMKSGLFWRTFFLLSVLTGLSMASWIGMLNVFQRGPQVEQTAELLVSVVTITKAALTHSAPDLRRELLFELVSNEGIRIYDVKPTDTVEPPPPNSLMPEVAAIVRDKLGPDTRFSRMVNDIPGFWVSFDIDGDKYWLMLERDKLPGLTRVQWLGWATVVGVLSLLGAALISSLVNLPLARLTAAARSIAQGKRPTPLPEKGSREIIEANRSFNQMVEDLQQLEKDRAIILAGISHDLRTPLARMQLEVEMAPLSDEARTGMQSDIAQMDAIIGQFLDFARPTESATFVAVNLSELLEDCAREAGRIADVRTTTDIDPDIHVMGNATDLRRVINNVIENARRYGKTPGADVTEIDIALHVKMTGHGRRAIVEINDHGTGVPDDQIQQLLRPFTRLDSARGQANGAGLGLAIVERVITRHNAELTLRNRDGGGLMLQFALPLAS
- a CDS encoding YXWGXW repeat-containing protein, giving the protein MKRLLIAALVAGSLGGVALPASADIVIRTAPPPPREEQVPAPRHGYVWAPGHWEWRHRHHVWVAGKWLRERRGYVYHVPKWVERDGHWVMERGGWRRGDRDGDGIPNREDAHPNNPNRG
- a CDS encoding helix-turn-helix transcriptional regulator; this encodes MDVSALHVRSYGADLGADRHDYAQLVLPLGGTVLLDIEGRQDRLDLLRGACVAPGAWHAQRAEGPNESLILDVGAGAMSHPAWARLLERPFMTLGPGARKLIEFMGMMRAQPALLGGWVPLLLDTLALDAPRPASRLAALLARVDAEPGLAWTTETMARSAGLSVSRLHALFRTELDTSPHAWLRDIRLSRARAWLTETARPIADIALAAGFSDQSPLTRALRDATGLTPGAYRRARSGGVRPAPPWQPPPASGHRNTDR
- a CDS encoding DMT family transporter, which produces MTANNTLLGIASGIVAGAFWGLVFLAPKLAADFPPLQLAAGRYLAYGLVAVVLIAPSWRRLNGALGWREWRALAWLSFIGNILYYVLLAQAVRLGGVAMTAFVIGLLPLAVTLVGSRERHAPALRALLPSLACSAAGLVCISWQSLGASGWGTLTGLSCAGGALVSWTTYAVSNSRWLARLDHVSAQDWSLLTGSITGLEAIVLAVPAFYGDTLVHAGADWARFAGLIGAMALFCSVLGNGLWNIASRALPLALTGQMIVFETIFASLYGYLWEGRRPTPLEGLALTLLIAGVVMCARAHREDAAVPTEVEARA
- a CDS encoding c-type cytochrome; the protein is MKTTTLFLALALLAGCHHGANDVNRAQGAHPPAPTAAHPAPAQPGAEGGAGGLARQNAGGGEANALGVPGAAAAPAQGQPDVQAGQQLAASGTQNGVTACVGCHGAQGEGNAAGDFPRIAGQSAAYLGKQLGAYANGARVNPIMQPIAKALNAQQIRDVSAYYASLGDAPAAAAGGARPSAAGPDRGRTLSAIGDSAQGVQACANCHGPGGVGNPPAYPYLAGQHANYLTAAMAAWKNGARKTDSSGQMTHIAQALADVDVAALSAYFSAQPAPPSAAKWVNIPAGCSQRPVVAAAADAPGPRGAGGATVRGMGTEQGAATSGGSQGPGGGGGTQGTQPQQETSPVRR